In Apus apus isolate bApuApu2 chromosome W, bApuApu2.pri.cur, whole genome shotgun sequence, the sequence GTGTCTGTTTGAGATGGCTACCTGCAGCAATAATTGTAGAAAGACTGAGTATTCTTGTCTGTCTGTGaccaatgtatttttctttctgttcaggTATAGAAATggcatgttttcatttttcaaagccaAGTTTTTGGGGAATAGCTTATGTCCTCTAAACAATGTTGCCTGAGTGTTAGTTTGGGCAAAACTGTGGGGTGACTTCCTATAGGCAGAAACAACATAGGCTGAAGTATAAAAGGTGCTTGAGAAGGGAGGGTCTAAAATCCAAGCTTCTGAAATCAGATGTAGCATAAATGCTCCAATGCAGCAGTCTAGGGAGGAAGACATGAATGTGTAACACTTATGGCTGGTGGAATGGAGGGAGCGATGCATAACAGCTGGGAATGGGACTCTGGGTGTTTCCACCTGACTTGGAATTTATCAAGTACTTCATGCATGTGGATGGTGTCTTGAATGCCTGTGGTGTCATCTTTAACAGTGCTGCAAAGTAATTGGGCAGAAGGGGGGGATGCAGAAGAGTTTTAACTGGTTGCATGCTCCTGGAGAGCTGAACTTAGCTTGGGCTCAGGCTGTGAGTAAAGATGGGTTTGATATTTAACTCTCATGTGTGTAATCTGTGCTCCAAAGACTGAATAATGGTCAGTTGTGCACTTGGCATGACAGGTTAGCACTGAGGAACAGTTATGTGAAGAAATGTAAACAAGTGCTCTCCTCCTGGATCTGGCTAACCTGCACATCCCTCCCAGGGTGCTCCACAGATACAGATTTCTGTATCTGTCTCTGAATGGTAGACTGTTATAAATTACTCCAGCACTGTACTTTGTTTTAATGCCAACTTACTCTTGTATCACAGCTGCTGTTGAGAGCCAAGATATGGTCTTGTTATTATGAAGACTGTTATGAAAGAGGAAATTAGAGTGGAATACTGTGTAGTGAGTAGCCATGCTATAGATGTTTTGTAACATAGTGACCTTCTCATTGAGAGTGCACAGTGGTGCATAATTTCTCTTCTGTAACTAATGGCTAGGTTTTTTGTACTTTTCCATGCTGTTTAAAACAGGGTTCTCATGTATCAGCCATCTACTGTCAGAGTGCCTAGTGTGACAACAGTTGATGCTGCTGCTATTCCTCCTTCAGTAACAGACTACCCAGTACCATTCCATCATTCACCAGTATCCAGTATTTCATCAGACTTGCCGGGTAGGTAGTGgctatttttaatgtatagCCTGACAGCCTTATTAATTTGCGGGGTGGGTAAAAACTGGAGAATtgataaacttttttttgtaatggaaCAAAACCATATGCAGTATTGTACTGATATAATGCCTAGACAAGTCCAGTATGGATTGTTTTTCAAGTTTCAGATTGCACTTTGCAACAGTGATGTGAAAAACATTGCTTCTGGGGTACAAATTGGCACTTTGGAATGGCAGCCAGAAACACCTCTTGCTATATTCAGTTAGACTTTGTGTAAACATCCTATTGTTACGTGTTGTAGATGCAAGGGAGAGTAGCTGCTTATTTAAGTTATGGATGTGTGATGGTACTGACTCATCCCAACCCTATAATGCAGACATATTCTGCTAGCTGATTCTAGTGGTGCTCTGTCTAGACTGTATGAAAAAGGTTAAGGTGAGCTACAATATATAAGCTGACCTCTATTGACTTTCTTTGCCTAGACATACCCTAAATGCCCATGATGCATTCTTCAACACAGCTGCTAAATATCAGACAAAAGGTGGGGATACTGATTGTTTTCTATTCTAGTTCCTTGAAAAGAACACTGTATGTAGGGACTCTGGGGGTTCTCTTTGATGGCTGTAACAAACCCGGAGCCAAGGAAATGGTGACTTGTGGCAACAGGTGTCACACTGGCCTACTGTATTTCCCTCTTCCTGCTCCATTCCTGTGTTCATTTCTCCCCTGCAACAtctctgggttttttcctcttttttcagcACCAGTTTGGCAATGGGATGGATATCATTCCCCTTGTTTCACTGTTCATTTTGGTTCCCTcactgctccctccctcctcttcttGTTAAGAAATTGGTTATCTTCCCAAATTGGATAGGACAGTAAGTTGAGAGAATGGAAGTCTAGAACTGTCTTTTGTCTATCTCCATCAACTTAAATTCTAGAACATGCAAGAACAAAAGAAGCTGTCAATTCTGTAAAGGTAGCTGAGCTTTAAATCTCCttcaaaatttttctttaatggagaagaggaggagaactGGCCAGAACAGATTTGGAGGTGAATGGAGAGGGAGGAAGTTTATTTACCGTTTCTTTCTGTTGACATAGCAAACACAAGGCCaatatttagaaacaaaacaaaaaagactgTAGTTTATTGGCTGTCTGTGGGTGGAGGAAGAGACCTGCTACTTGTTTTTGGACTTGTGCATGTTGTGACTTTACTTCATTCCAGCATCTTTAATGTGATGACACTCTTCATGTCCTGGTTTGGCCAAGTCAGGTATAATATGCAGTGAAACTTGCATTATGAACCAACAGCTCCAAATGGCAACCTCCATCTAAGCAACCAGTATGAACCACCCTGCAATATTAGTGAAAAATACATCATTATGTTATTCTTATTGTTAAAAAGAACCCCTTGTAATAAAAAACTCGTGCTGTGCCTGAAGTAGTTGTTGAGAGTGGTGTCACAGTGGTATATTAAATTTTGAAACTGTAACAATTGCAAAGTCTGTTTTATAACCACAAAAAAGTTCCTCAATATTTTTGTGTATGAATAAAAGAAAGTCATCAACTTATCCTTCTTTTCTAGGTCTGGATTTTCTTTCACTAATCCCAGTTGATTCACAGGTACGTTTCTGAACTGCTATGGGGTTAACTTCCAAGTCTGTATTATGTAATATACTGCTCAAGTGTAACTATCAGGATGCTGTCATCATCCATATCATGCTTGCAGTCCACTTGCTTGGACCTAACTAACCACAGACCAGGAAAATTCATTTTCCCAACAAGAGGTGGTGATGAAGATACATTAACAGAGGGTCCAATTTAGCCCCACTATGATAAATCCAGACTTGGAAACTCACTCTTTATCGATAGTTTGTCTTTCTAAAACAGATACTTGCACAGCACTAACTTGAATACACCCATCATGTACTTCATGCTCTTAGTTCATCCTGTGTATCTGTACGCCAGATTAAGCTCTGTAAATATACTTCACGGATTGctgtttctgttggttttgaAATTAGGAGAttaagttttaaagaaaataccttCATTAATTTGATGGGTGTATGACTGAACACTTTTATAATAAATCCCTCTGTGTAACACCTAAATCCCATTGGCTTTGGATTATATGGAAATTTTGTAGGTCAAGAGTATCTTAGGTGATGCTTTTACTTCCCTGGAAACTTAATCTTTACATAGttaggaaaaattattattactgtcACTAGATTCTTACACAGACTGACTACATCTTTGAGATGTGAGGGAATATTGACTCCCTAAGACAAAAGGATCCAATGCAGGCCCTCTGTTTCATCTCTGTCACTAGAAGACAACAGTAATAGGACTCTACTGTAGAGTTGACATTCGAGTGCCTTACAAACAAAGGATGaacttcctccttttctttccaattcCTGCATTTTGCAATACTCTGCCTGACCTTGAGATCTGAACTGCCAAAAGTGGGAATAACAGAAGTTTGTTCATGTGGGAGACTGGAAGCAGGTATGCTGCTATGAAGTGTCCACTTTGGACAGTTCAAAAAGTTCAGGCTCAGTTCTAAACACATACCCAAGATTGGAATCCACAGGGTAAGAGAAAGATGTGTTGAATAAAGTGTGTGAGCATGCAGGGGTGTCTTATATTATCCTCTTCTACACCTGGCAACCTTGTTCTGTTTCTAAATGCTTAAAATGTTTAGTGCTGTTTTGAGAAGGCTTGTCTTTCACTTCAGGAAATTGAAATCAACTTAGTAATTTTTCTCAATCAGAATCGATCAGGGCTCATTTGTCACTGCAAAAAATGTTGAGACACCTGCATGTATCATTGCAGGTATATATTATGAAAATGTTGATTAGTACAGCTGCTGCCATTTGAGGGGATTAAATTATTATAACTTTCATCATAGCAGCAAAAAACAATCTGCTACCTTTCATGATGAAAAGAGCCTGAATATGCAGTTGTGCCCAGTACATATGAGCAGCGAACATTCTCCAAATGCTAAGGGTTCTTTTGTGATCATGGTAATGTTTCTTAATGTGGTAGTAAAAGCTCAAGCTAACCAGTTAGtaagggaggggaagggaagatgAGGGGAAAGGGTTTGTGGCTACCATCTGTGCTTGCTTACTTGCTGGTTTGCAGAACTACAGTTCTTGCTATGCAAGTGTTAATGAGGTTCAGCTAGTAGGGTTTTGTGCTTGTTGTAGGGAAGATGTATCTTCAGAGCATACGTTTCCCTTGTGCAGTTAAGTCTCTTCATTCTTCATTGTTTGTTTCAAGCAGTACTGTCCTCCTATGTTTTTGGATAGTCTCACCTCAACCTTAACAAGCAGCGCGCCTGGCAGCGTTATCACATTAACCGGTCACCATGAGAACAACAGCACACACGTTAGCTCCTCCAGCAGGAGCGAGACAGGAGTGATAACCAGTAGTGGAGGCAGCGCTCCTGACATCATCTCACTGGACTGAAACAGGGGGCAGCATGGGACTCCAGGAGAAATTGTACAGCTGGTGCTTGTGTCTCTGGAACTTCAGCATCTTGGAAGTTATTCTGATATTTATTGAAAGGATTCGCCTTATGGAAAATGGAGTAAATTCATCTACACTAGGAACAGAAGtgatagattatttttttttttaatatttttttttcttgctcactAGAGCAGCTTCTTGCTGGTGTGGAGAAAGCCCCTTCAGAACATGCTTTTATGCTTTTGGCTTGTTTTGGGGAAAAGTCTTTTTGTTGCAAAATACAGCAAtaatgcaaaaacaaacaaaaactttttaaataaaaaaggcacTTAACCACAACAACCTGGACAAAGGTGCAGAAGTGTATGAattagtgatttttaaaatattttcactggtACATGTAATAAACTTCAATTAAGACAAGCTTTGTGAAATAGCCATGACTTGTGTTGTATGTCTCTTGTTCTCCATGTAAGGGGGAAGTGGGGATGTAGGGGAAGCCTCTGTaaatgggattattttttcccccctcctgaTTTCATGTTTTTTAGAAATGCAGCAAAATCCTAAGCTCTGACTTCTTCCTCTTAATGTTCTTTGGGTTCAAGAGGGGACAAGCTATCTATGCAAACCCTGCATCACACAATCTCTGTATTGTTATGTCAGAATTAGGACACCTCCCCAACTATGCACAGTCCGGCTATAGTTGAATTTCAGGTTTGATAACTTTATGTCACCGgttgactcaggtccgacaacaatgctctcgatcccctccacccccacccaggtagggaaggagagagagaaaaagagagagacttggctggattgaaaactaaactacacagctttaattaaaacactaatgaatcatacaagaaaatatatacaattatatacagatatattcagatatgggcaaaagcctctcacctccccccacccccagcaactcccacagcactcccctgaactgggaagagtcccgaggaatcccggagctgctgccggagaaagcagagagttatgagggtcaggagagctcgagcctaagggtcgacggtgatggatgaacagagtcctccccggacaccggccatggacggaagagaaggcgagaagaagaaggaaggaagttgtcttctatgatatctgaccttcctttgagcttacatagatatatggaatggaatatctttggccaattttgctgtctgtctaactcagcctcccacggcgggggggtcagagatctacccatagtgtctgagccggcggagtgaaggtgtaactttgaaacctcagtagttagaaaaacattccactgtcttatcagcctagcagaacacacagttgctagttaaaagaaagcttactgaaggaaaaaaaaataaatgaaaagaaaaattggcttaatcctggctcaaaccaggacattccaccccttattccataccatatattacgtacaggctctatactttaccagctgtcaaattaaggattctctcccaaagtcagattaccttgaggtacatattgtacttcaccatcctccatcatcacacaccaggtatgtccaggtccctgagcaaaagcaatacccctgacaggtttacctttgcctgaagcaggatagacccaaacacttttacccagcaggtttctttcacataccacagggactttatccccatctgcagtacgcaaaaggtctgactgggcaggaccagcccgattgatggatcccctggtattaactaaccaggtggcctttgccaaatttttatcccagtttttgaaagttccaccacccattgcctttagggtagccttcaacagaccattgtacctttcaactttccctgaggcctgtgcatagtatgggatatgggagatccattcaataccatgctctttagcccagtcagtgacaagactgttttttaaatgactcCCATTGTCTaactcaattctctctggagtaccatgtctccacaagatttgcttctcaaggcccaggacagtattcctggctgtggcatgaggcacaggatatgtctccaaccatcctgtacttgtttccaccattgtaagcacatagcgcttaccctggcggctctgaggcagtgggatgtagtcaatttgccaggcctctccaaatctgtactttgaccacctcccctcataccacaaaggtttcaaccgttttgcctgcttaattgcagcacatgtctcacagtcatgcatcacctgtgcaatagtgtccatagttaagtccacccctcggtcacgagcccatttgtatgttgcatctctgccctgatgacctgaagaatcatgggcccaccgagccagaaaaagctcacccttgtgttcccagtctaagtctacttggaacacttgagcagcctcatctgctcgttggttgtgtcgatgttcctcagtggctcgactcagaggcacgtgtgcatccacatgacgcacttttacctccagtttctctatccgagctgcaatgtccttccacaggtcagcaacccaaataggtttacactttcgctgccagttattctgctgccactgttttagccaaccccacaaggcatttgctgccatccacgagtcagtgtagaggtagagtctcggccacccctctcgctcagcaatgtccaaagccagctggatggctttgacctctgcaaactgacttgattcaccttctccttcagctgcttgtgcaaccagtcgtgtaggactccacacggcagctttccacttccggtggttccctacaagacgacaggagccatcggtgaaaagagcaaattgtttctcagtctctggtagatgatcatatggtggagcttcttgagctcgtctcaccacttcttgtggtggcattccaaagtgggtgccttctggccagtttgtaattgcttccacaatacctggacgattaggtttccctattcgggctctttgggtgatcaaagcagtccatttactccaagtcacatcggtggcatgatggacaggagaaaggttattctcgaacatgaatctcagcaccggtagcctgggcgccagaaagagctgtgcttcagtgccaatcacttctgaagcggctctaactccttcatatgctgcaagtatctccttctcagttgttgtgtagttggcctcggaacctctgtagctccggctccagaatcccaggggtcgacctcgagtttcccctggtgctttctgccagaggctccagttgggaccattgtgtccggctgcagtgtagagcacgttcttgatgcctggccctgttcgaaccggtccaagggccattgcctgcgcaatctccttcttgatctgctcaaaagctttctgttggtcaggaccccatttgaaatcattcttctttctggtcacctcatagagaggtttcacaatttcactgtaacatggaatatgcattctccagaaaccaacagtccctaaaaaggtttgagtgtcctttttagttgatggtggggccatagctgttactttgttaatcacatccattgggatctggcgacgaccatcttgccacttgattcccaggaactggatctctcgcgaaggtcccttgaccttgctttttttacagcaaaaccagcatccagaagaatttgcatgatctttttacctttctcaaaaacttcttctgatgtgtcaccccacacaatgatgtcatcaatgtactgcaggtgttctggagctccacccttctccagtgcagcatggatcagtccatggcaaatggttgagctgtgtttccacccctggggcagtcgattccaggtgtactggactcccctccaggtgaaagcaaactgtggcctgcactctggtgctatgggaatagagaagaatgcacgagcaatgtcaatagtggcataccacctagctgcttttgactccaactcatactgaagctcta encodes:
- the LOC127395168 gene encoding uncharacterized protein LOC127395168 is translated as MDVINKVTAMAPPSTKKDTQTFLGTVGFWRMHIPCYSEIVKPLYEVTRKKNDFKWGPDQQKAFEQIKKEIAQAMALGPVRTGPGIKNVLYTAAGHNGPNWSLWQKAPGETRGRPLGFWSRSYRGSEANYTTTEKEILAAYEGVRAASEVIGTEAQLFLAPRLPVLRFMFENNLSPVHHATDVTWSKWTALITQRARIGKPNRPGIVEAITNWPEGTHFGMPPQEVVRRAQEAPPYDHLPETEKQFALFTDGSCRLVGNHRKWKAAVWSPTRLVAQAAEGEGESSQFAEVKAIQLALDIAEREGWPRLYLYTDSWMAANALWGWLKQWQQNNWQRKCKPIWVADLWKDIAARIEKLEVKVRHVDAHVPLSRATEEHRHNQRADEAAQVFQVDLDWEHKGELFLARWAHDSSGHQGRDATYKWARDRGVDLTMDTIAQVMHDCETCAAIKQAKRLKPLWYEGRWSKYRFGEAWQIDYIPLPQSRQGKRYVLTMVETSTGWLETYPVPHATARNTVLGLEKQILWRHGTPERIELDNGSHLKNSLVTDWAKEHGIEWISHIPYYAQASGKVERYNGLLKATLKAMGGGTFKNWDKNLAKATWLVNTRGSINRAGPAQSDLLRTADGDKVPVVCERNLLGKSVWVYPASGKGKPVRGIAFAQGPGHTWCVMMEDGEVQYVPQGNLTLGENP